The Capsicum annuum cultivar UCD-10X-F1 chromosome 1, UCD10Xv1.1, whole genome shotgun sequence sequence ttttgacctattggtcagaaagttgaaaattagaaagAATAGGTGTGAGACCTACATTTGGTAGAAACGACCTCCAATTGAAAATCTGACTTCACCATCAcgtccaaaatattgattttaggctagggagaaccttggtttaggtcccaagccTCCCGGACATATTTTGGGCTAGTGAGCgaattttatgaaaagtgatgaaTCTATAGGTATGGGtcccactttttgcctaaatgatctccgataaaatttttgatgattccaatggatttgaaatgtggtttacacttaaaattcactattggatcatgttctttGGATTTCGGAAGAGTTCCGACGGCCAAAAACTTATATGATCGCGATAGCGGCATCTCTTTAGctgtaggggctatataaaggGCCCCAAAATCAGTCATGGGGTGACTTAGGAGcataattatcatcttgtataacaattatcttcaagatttaggtaagaatttcttgaattcgtGCTTGAATTTgttagtttggacccaaaaccccaatttagctaagggcttgattttagcccaaagtatgcttagttttcatccattctttgagggttatgattccttattcatgtgtgaacattgggttgttatcagtaactcattttccatatgtgggactcACTTGAGATTTTGCTGTCATTTTTGGACTTGAAGCACAATGgcgcaatatgggtatcattagacacATATTGATGACTAGATTATGATTTTATAGTatgatggcattttgaggattataaagtgaagacgagcatatggtgcatgaagtgaggttttgcagtttggccttgaggtaggcttctgtctacttttcttcatagatgatgtgttatatatattgtgtgtgacTATGGATGTTAGgtttgattatgagtaggataacttggccttgatatattgatatttgtggattagatgagggttttggactcGTAAGATTGCATGTTTATCACCCTTTAGTATCCTACAGTCTCCCCTCtatagtttagattagttatagcatggatatgatataatgctatgtttggaatatggttttaacttttgaagcatgatttgtatatttagccttatttggCTAGTGTAGTAGTTTTGAAAttgtaagttgggtagagttgacttgagtacccttgtttcaaGTTGAAGTAGcaatcttaggcttgaatatggcttacttgacatctagaagatgaaatagataccttatcctagttaaGGGCATAGTATGCATAATTATAGAAAGTGtcgattagaagtgggatcgttcgGCCCACTTAGACCTAAGTTTGTGTTAAGTCTTGTGCTCTTAGTGTGGATCTTAGAAATAGATGAGGCTAGTagaccttagaataaggttacttcataacttggtaacttgtattgatgttcccagattgtggcttttgagttatcgttatgatactccttgtgaaagtgatattgggcatttagagatgatattccttctAGATACGTCATGTGGCCTATAAAGatattattttctcttagacttgatgattggcctatagagttgctatttcctttagtcatgattgttagACCTATCGAGACGATGTTCCTCTTGGAATTGTAAATTGGTatagagaagtgatattcctcgtagtcatgatgtatgacctattgaaacaagatatcctatagatgattgcatgtctatctatattaagtctcctagatgtgagatgcctcttatgtgagagatgattacatgattattgatattatgtctcctatatgtgagatgcctcttatttatgagatgattagagatatgctacgacttatgaatataattattgatatgagtatCGGATATatgtatgggcctaaggccatgattatgatgttgtgattatttcggataaattaatgggccaagggctatgttatgatattgattgaatcGCCAAGAattgtttatcattataaattatgtgattacagtttatgaatatgaatatgtatatgtttgtatacacatctctatggtatgggacggaggaagatgtggtatgattcttattattccactgattgaatacttgtgtatgtatgcatagatttggtatgtTCATGactatttaccattataaataatgGGATTATAGCTTAAATGTGATCTTATGACTACTCTTCTTAttagacggttaagctatgtggtaactagttgtctattaggggacaatagcacttgatggctaggaatctaatgtattagttaatgaatcttgcttagttgatacatggtagctaatgatggttagttaatgaatggtctcagttaataaaagatggttaggtgacaagtagtaaggTGTTATAGTAATTATTAATGATATAGGATGATtatttgataataatgaatggtggataaatggtgTTTTTGGTGTAGTGATGAACCTTTACTAGATGATAGATGTTGGCTAATTAATAAAaagtggttagttgctatcccgtgagtaaggattatgtgaaggataatgtttatgataataactagaggttatgtgatgactattaaactagtgattctattataataagggTTGGTcaactaataacgagtagttggaaagtattgactagatagatattttatggtgatatgtctatgtttatgaatattttagtgtatcttatttggttatggtaATTGTGATGCAATTGATATCCGGCAAGGTcaaaggatactattgtgatgctattgatacccgacaaggctggaggatattattatgattatattgacACTTGGAAAGGTcgaaggatactattatgatgctATTGACACCTGGCAAGGCTGGAGGAAACtagtgtgatgatattgatacctggcaaggcgggaggatactattgtgagaatattgatacccgataaggccgaaggatattattgtaaggatattgatacccgacatggccggaggatactattatgatgatactaattcccgacaaggccagaggatactattatgatgatatcgataccagaggatactattgtgatgatatcgataccagaggatactattgtgatgatatcgAGACTCGACAAGAAAGGAGgacactattatgatgatattgatacccggtaaggccagaggatactattgtgataatattaatacccaacaaggctggaggatactattatgataatattgatacccgataagatCGAAGGATATTATTGTGATGATGCTGATACCCGACAgggccggaggatatattgataatatattgatacctgaaaaggctggaggttgattacgatgatgatggtattgatgaggacagttatgatcATTTGTGATATTAATTGTGTATTTTTCATTCATTCCTACATGCACATTGCCTATCGCCAGCATACACCTATGTCTATCAACCGGTATGGGATAGTTGCATAGATATGGACGAAGAATATACCTTGTGTTGTTGTAAGTTGATTGGACCTTTCAAGCCAAgggcggtgggggtacgcataggctcagctaggtatttggttgtccggagTAGCTGATTATTCACATTGTTATTGATagtgttgttatcattgttatgatcattattatggctagcttatgacagattggtatTTGATCTGGTTttaggatttgaggtatgtcttcggtctctcctatcttatgattgcattttatgcataatttttcatgtctagccatgtggattagaaaccctaagtattatagtatttaaatcccgattctattataatgaggtctcaaaataagaatatgatgatgtaggttatgctttgagatgacctcgtatttatatgtatatgttcctatatatatatctagctaaaCGAAGATATGAAACtactgtatatcccttccttcattgttcATGTGGTATAGTCATTTCTTTgtcttgtatattactatatatatttttcttttgctctatattcgtatattgacctgggatatacagTATAACATTGGCttatattgaatgtagctagaataggatagttcaccctgatacttccttagttttatgGTAGACTCTTGGACGTGAACAGGATAGTTGTTCCTTACTATCtgattgacttgtcatatgatttctggactcttggatgtagttttcattttgtttatatgttttatatagctgatttatctttggagctcagttggcagtagcctattgagtaccattcgtttggtacttatactacacttttatagcctgcagatcatagtacgggttatcgtcGTTAATGTATGCGTTGTGCGGAGCAACCATGGTTCAAAGACTTAGAGTAAGCTCCTGttgttcggagtattacttatctctctcttatgtattagactagtctctaatttgtatcagtgtatttctcttgatatttcacttttgtactctttatatattagaagctcttgtactgataccacctgGTTTTGGAACTCTTCtatgtattgatttttatttcatatattccgcattcttttccttatattattgagtagttcgTTACTATTCATTTtggactacgggttggcttgACTACTGATGgattatggtaggtgccatcatgatctgAGGAAATCGGGTCGTGATAGTCTTgcctttaagaaaaaaattataaaataactcataaatcaagacacaatgtggtagtgtcaagtcttgcttgtgaagcataacttgttgcttgaaaatccttgagttaagtcttgcttgtaaggtaagagttatagaatatctcataaatcaatacacaaagtGGTAGTATCAAATCTtgtccatggggcgtaacttgttgtttgaaagtccttggactaattcgtgcctctaaggcaagagttatagaacatctcataaatcaagatataatgtggtagtgtcaactcttacccgtgggtcataacttgttgtttgaaagtctttgatttataaaatatctcataaatcaagacataatgtgataATGTCAAATCTTGCCTATgaagcataacttgttgtttaaaagtccttggtctaaatcttgcctctaaggcaagagttatagagcatctcataaattaaaacataatgtCACAGTGTTAAATCTTTcccatggggtgtaacttgttgtttgaaagtccttgggttaagtcttgcctctaagacaagagttataaatatctcataaatcaaaacacaatatgataaTGTCAACTGTTTCCCATAGGGcacaacttgttgcttgaaagtccttggtttaagtcttgcctctaaaggaAGAGTTATAAaagcatttcataaatcaataCGCAttgtggtggtgtcaactctttcctatggggcataacttattgtttgatggtccttaggCTGAGTCGTACctctaagaaaagagttatagagcatttcataagtaagAAACACAATGTGTCAGTGTTCTCTTACCCAAAGTatgtaacttgtttgaaaattcttagGATAAATTGTGCCCCTAAGaaaagagttgtagaacatctcataaatgaagatataacgtggtagtgtcaattcttgttaactcttacccatgaagcataacttgttgtttgtaagtatttgagttaagtcttgcctctaaggcaagagttataaaatatctcataaatcaaaacacaatatgataatgtcaactcttgctcatagggcacaacttgttgcttgaaagccCTTAgtttaagtcttgcctctaaggaaagagttataaagcatttcataaatcaatacacattgTGGTGGTGTTAACGCTTTcctatggggcataacttattgtttgatggtccttgggTTGAGTcgtacctctaagacaagagttatggagcatttcataagtaaaaaatactATGTGTCAGTGTTGACTCTTATCCAATgtacgtaacttgtttgaaaatgcTTGGGATAAATCGTGCCCctaagaaaagagttatagaacatctcaaaaatgaatatataatgtggtagtgtcaactcttgcccgtggggcataatttgttgtttaaaagtccttaagctaagtcttgcctctacgacaagagttgtagaacatctcataaataaagacataacgtggtagtatcaactcttgtccatggggcataatttattgtttgaaagaccttgagctaagtcttgcctctgaggcaagagttgtagaacatttcataaatgaagacataacgtatTAGTGTCAACTCATTCCCGTGAGGCATAATTTATTGATTGAACGTCCTTGAGCTAAGTGTTGCCTCTGAGGCAAGAGTTGTAggatatctcataaatgaaaacataacgtggtagaatcaactcttgtccctggggcataatttgttatttgaaagtccatgagataagtcttgcctctaaggtaagagttatagagcataaatcaaaacacaatgaaatagtgtcaactcttactcatgaagtgtaacttcttgtttgaaagtcataagtcttgcctctaaaatGTAgcgtcaactcttgctcatggacataacttgattggaagaaatcgaagaaaagaaaagaataataaaattatgaaaaaaagaaaatgaagaaaaatattaaaaagaaaaaagttaaaatcaaagaaaataacaaaaataaagaaaatatagaagtcgagggaagaaaagaaaaaaaataaaggttgagataaaataaaagaagagacaaaaccaaaataaagattgagaaaacttaaaaaaaaaaaaaaaaagagaaaaaaatttaaaaataaatagaagttgtgagtagaaaaggaaaaaatataagagttgagaaaaactaaagtaaaaaaaataaatatcaaagtaaaatataaaaaaaagagattttttttaaaaaaaatagaagttgagaggagaaaaaggaaaaaagtaagcatcgagaaaaactacaaaaaaaaaagagagagagaaaaaagaaaagatgagaattaaagtaaaataaaagtttaaagataaataagtatgaagttgtttagaaatatttgagatacTGAGGGTAAATAGATAATTgtgttatataaaaaaaaaaaaaaaaaaaggaatgaagACCAGTTTTATAAGACCATTCTTATAAGggaagaaaaaacaaaaccaCCCAATATAACTATATAAAAATCATTTATGTAGTTTACCCGACTAATACATTACAAGATGGAGGATCAAACTCTcactaaaatgatgaaaatttagATAGTCAACAAGCTATTAAGATCCCCTTTATATAAACACTTAATTATGAGGGTTTAAGAAAAcgtttttaattatataatagaaACAAGTATGATTTTCACAAAAGATTTATCTCTGAGGGGTTAGTAGGATTTTAATTAGGAGAGTTTATTTACCTCCTGGTGATTTTTAAAAATTGGACGATCAGTGATACAAATCATGATTGTTGCACATCGACTTTTGCTAAGGAGAAATCCCATTAGTCTCCTAACTATAGTATATCGGTTGAATCCTACAGTTTTAAATTAATATCATTTGGTATAAATAACTTTTCTTCAAAAACAATCCTCAAAATCCTTTTCCTCCACCAAATTCTCATAATCTTGTATTTTTACTCACCCCACCTACCCATTTTTCTCTTCAAAAGATATATTAACCCCACTCTAATAAGAAAGAGGctagaaaaaagaaaactaaactcCATTTGTCCTCTTTGTTCCTATCTACTTCTATAATGTCTTCAAAGATCAAGAAATGGAATTTCGGGAAACTATGCATATCCAATGGAGCAGGTTGTAGTGGTTGCAACAAACCAAATTTAGCAGATATAGTAGAACCAAAGCCCAAAATCCCTATTCAGACAAATCCATCATCTAACAATATTTGTCACACTTCTACAAATTCTTGTGAGATCAACGGTCATGTATATTCCATGGCTGATgataaaaatgatgattttgatcAAGATGATCAGACTTCCACCACATTCTCTATTGACATAAGCTCCTTATCTCCACCAAGTTCTtaccaaaatgaaaataatttgtCACAATCAGAAGCAAATTCAGGATCTAGAGTTTGTACATGTCCAGAAATTGATAACACCTTTGTTGTTGTCACAAATTCGGATGATCCATTTCAAGATAACCACATTTCCAAACCCTTCTCCATTACTAACATAGATTCATTATCTGCActaaattttgatcaaaattatGGCACCAATTTTTCACAGTCAGAGACGAATTCAGAAGTTAAAATCAGTACATGTCAAAAAATTGACGTCGGTCTTATTGTCGCCAAGAATTTGGATGATCCATTTCATGACCACCACACTTCTGTAACCTTATCCAATAAGACAAAACCATTATCTCCATCAAAGTCAAAGCAAAATGATGATATCAATTTGTCACGAATTGAGGTAAATTCAGAATCTAAAGTCAATACATGCTCAAAAATTGGCAGCAGCCTTGCTCTTGTCAAGAATTTGGATAATCCATTTCATGATAACCACACTTGCCCCACCCACTCCTTTAACACAAAATTATTATCTCCACCTAGTTCCaatcaaaatgcatgcaccaatTTGTCACAATCAGAAACGAATTCTGAATCCAAAATTGATACATGTCCAAAAACTAGCAATACTCTTGCGGTCGTGATTAATTCGGATGATCCatttcaagatttcaagaaatccATGCTCCAAATGATCTCTGAGAAAGAAATCTATTCATCTGAAGATCTAGAGGAGCTCTTGAATTATTTTCTAAAGTTGAATTCTCCTTCTCATCATTACATTATCATTCAAGCCTTCATGGAAATCTTGAATAATGATTGAAAAGTTATCTCAGAGGGACCTGGAAAACCGCAGCATTCGTTGCAGTTCAATTTAATCTCCTTCATTAAAAACATATACTTGCAAATTTGATAAGATAatcttttaattatataatattatacaaattgttgaatttcttataaatataaataagtgAAGCTTCTTGTATAGTGATAAAGTTGACTAAAATAAGATTTTATGTCACAAGTTTGAACGTCACATGTCgccttttatcttcttcttttttcccaaaatttccttactaaaaaaattaaataattaacctaaataattatacattttatcgattaaattaaaaatagccgacagatatgatatatgtataattCATGTATGATTGtatataataaatgtataatTTATGTACACCGACTAGAAAAAGTACATAGTAGATTTGCCCGACTGCTCATGTAAAGATGCCATTAAAATTTCGGGTTCCTCTGTCGCAAGCAATCTTGTGGTGGATTCACATGGATCCGAGGGGTATCAACTGACACTCTTTTCAGGGAAAATTACAGGGTCCGTTGCATTTTGAACCCCAATGTgtgttatttttttaacttaCACTCTAtcctttttttgtatatataatttacACTCTAATCTCTTTATTTCCTTACAAAATAGTAAAACcacttttttaataatttttcatgagggcaaaataggaataacaataataatgattttatatttagaGAGAGATCTCTAAATAAAAAACTAGCAGCTACCACAATTAAACAAATTTTATTGACGGATACAGATGATTTAAGTGCTAAAAAATTCACAATCAAATATGAGAATGGTAACTTCATAATCATATCCATTTGCTTCTAGAAATTGCTGTGTGCAAATGCTAATGCATGTGAAACTTACTCTTTAAGTCACTTGAAAGTACAAATTGAAATTTCCTAAATATTAAACCACCACGTCTACCCACTGAAAAATATACAATCTCAGACAAACTTTAATACACTTCTTATAAATTTGAACTAATAGAAAGAAAGCTGAAGCTAAAAAGAGTTCAACCATGAGACACAAATTTGGGCattgatgaaaaaataaagaatttttaagCGTCTAAAACATAGAAAGAATGTTAACAGCTGATATAGAACTAGCTAGTTTAAGAATCAACATTGTCAAATTTATCCACATAAAAATATCTTAGAAGAATGGATATGAGTTGTTATTATGTGTGCTCGATGAGAACTTGCATGTTGAGGAAGCTCGAAATATCATCAATTTCTTTAATCCATTCGAAATCAGGACCAAACTTGACCTGACCATTCAAATCCAAGGCAACATGCACTCCAAGGCCATCGACCAGATAAATCAAGTGCTTGAAAGGGGATTTAGTGTTTGAAAGTGTGAAGTAGCAACCACGAGCATATTTAGAAGCAGGAATAATACTGTCGGGTAGACCTTTAATTCATTTTGCAATGGTTGGAGCACTTAGGCCTGCAGAACTAACTACAAGCTTTGGAATAAGAATTAGTTCAAAGTCTAATTCAGTGTTCTCATTCCAGTTTGCAAGGGCATTGCTCCCagaaagaacaacaacaatacatccaatgtattcccacctagtggggtctagggagagtaaaatatacgcagtctataccactatcTACGAAGACATGGGGAGggtgtttccaatagacccccggctcaagacttGACTAGACAAAAAGCACcacttaaaatataaatcaaacaTTTCGATGGAAAGTAAAGCATTAAAACTTCAGATATATTCTCTAAAACCATGTTGAAGTCTAAGAACACTCCAGGTTGggttttatccaaaaaaaaaacattgaaaGTTGGGATTAAAGACAAATGCTAAAGAAGAGAAAACACATCATTCCAGAAATCTTTAACAAAACACTCAAAATGTAGCACAAGATTATTCTTGAACTTGACTTGAAATTCAAACATCACATAAATGTACTCTAATCAAGCTAAGACAACTTGTTTCTCCATGCTGCATCCGATTGTATTTCCAATTATAGATGTAAAGAGGAGGAGAATAAACAGTCCGCTAGAACTCAATTTTCACCACCAAAGCATAAGAGACAGCATTATTTTCTCCTCTTCTAGATAGCAGGGAATACTTggtttcatcaaaattcaaacttCCCATTTATGCTCACTCAGTAATTATCCTCCATTGTCCTTCTTGGCTGCAAATAAAAATAACGCAAACAACTGTAATTGCCTCTCACTACATTAAATCACTAATATTTAAGGCTCTATACTTACGTTGAGCTTGGAAGGTTCATTTGTATGGCCAACCCAGTAAGTGGACTCAAAATGAATTTTATTACTTGAACAGAATTAATTTGTATCATTTTTGGACCAATCTTTAGATGTTTGAGTAACATGAAATGAAGTAGTTGAATCATGAGAATCACTATTCTTCTTGCAAGTTGTTTTATTGTGACCAGTTTGCAAACACTTGCTACACCTTCCTAACTTTCCTTTCTTACTCAATTTAGTAACATCTATGGTTACACCATGTGTTTCACTTGCTGCAGActactttttctttctctctattttctgTTTTTTCATCTCAACTCCTTTTCTATTGGAGGCTTCAATTTCATCAggttcttttcttctatttttgtccAATTTACCTTTCTTCGACTCATAGTTAGGGGTCTAAGTAAATTTTCAAGACAACTTTGAGGGCCTATCGATGACTTAAGTCAATTATCTAATATGTTTACAACCAATCGGGGTTATGAAGTCGGTCTGCCGCCATAGTGGAAATACCTAAGAGATCTTGATCGACTCTATGCTGATGTTATAAAAGTTATTCACACAATTAACATATAACGGTTGTCACAGATAAATTTCTAGAATTAGTATTTATCTCTTAAAAGAATAATAATAcgaataatttcaaaaatatacacTTAACTAACTTATATTACAAAAACTAGCCAAAAATTTACATTACAAATCTTTAGTCCAAAAAGCAATCCGGTATACAATTCTAGGGATCAATTTAATAGCTTTGAATTGTATTTCTTACCATCTAATTTCTTAAAAGGCATTTGTTAAGGTTGAAAAACGTTCTATGATTGTCGTTTTTCTTTCCAAGCTAATTAAGGGAAGCTAGAAAGGATAGCAACAATCTAGGATTGTTGTAAAAGGTTTGGATTGTGGTGATAGTACACTTTGACTTGATGTTATAATGATATTAAATTGATATTCTATATGGTTGTAGGTCATGATTCTTACATTCATTCAATATATTCCTGGATGGTTTTCTACATATAATTAAATTTCTTGTGCATCAcgtcttttcttttctattatttaagttttaaaaaactAAGCTGGAACGCTTCGTGGAACATAGACCATCACTCTTCTATAAATTTAGAAAACTTAGTAAATGTTTAAGTTAAGACGAAAATTGTTGGAGACCCAATCGCCCATCTTGTGTCTATTTCggagttttttattttatatttttttttatatatctcCTTTAGGGAGCTTCCACCCCTTTGTTTACTGTCCGACTCGAACTCACAAATTTCGATTTGAAAGTGAGAGCAGGGACAGTTCAAGCTTATTAGTGGCTTACGGCTGAAATTAAATTGAGGCTTTAagtttttaagaaataaaaaaaaaaatttaataaattttattttcaaaattacatgatccttaataatataattaatgcattAATCTTTCTTAACATAGTACTTTAgatatatcaaattttttttaataatttttttcctttatatgaaaaattatttttcctataaataatatttaatatttttcttaaaaaaatatataatttattatctctaatttttaatctctatctctatctctaatatCTAATCTCTAATCTCAAACCTCTATCTCTAATATatcaaaagtgtgaagatcctaaataatattatttgaactttttccccttcattaaaagtctcatCTTTatacaaaattgtcttttcactctttttctcaaattattattaatattagcactttgaaattaattaaaatccttaTTTGAGTTagaaaagaaattataatatttaacagtCCTAAATCAATTTAAGTCTTACCTTATATATAATttgttaataaattaaataaatgaaaagaatacAGATTTGAATTGACAAGAACGCAAAAAACATTCGGAGGAAAAAAGGGAACAATAAAAGGGAGATTTACAAAATTAGCCCAGATTTCAACAAAATTGGTGTTTCTAGCTTAgctttcaaaattattatttttt is a genomic window containing:
- the LOC107844375 gene encoding uncharacterized protein LOC107844375 — its product is MSSKIKKWNFGKLCISNGAGCSGCNKPNLADIVEPKPKIPIQTNPSSNNICHTSTNSCEINGHVYSMADDKNDDFDQDDQTSTTFSIDISSLSPPSSYQNENNLSQSEANSGSRVCTCPEIDNTFVVVTNSDDPFQDNHISKPFSITNIDSLSALNFDQNYGTNFSQSETNSEVKISTCQKIDVGLIVAKNLDDPFHDHHTSVTLSNKTKPLSPSKSKQNDDINLSRIEVNSESKVNTCSKIGSSLALVKNLDNPFHDNHTCPTHSFNTKLLSPPSSNQNACTNLSQSETNSESKIDTCPKTSNTLAVVINSDDPFQDFKKSMLQMISEKEIYSSEDLEELLNYFLKLNSPSHHYIIIQAFMEILNND